A part of Sulfurimonas sp. HSL-1716 genomic DNA contains:
- a CDS encoding phage tail protein, with product MAWLTVLNDPFNPRDKEIVKIIHGKAVSEYLPKAKDGMDIVVSKNGHIIQDTSVIVRETDHISFVAIPAGGGGGGSDPIRTVAMIALVIAAPHLAGAFAGATAGYVGAGFYGSSFAFAALQVGVIVGGGLLINALMPVAQPSLATNKNLDQISPTYAFDGGSNAAAAGSALPIMLGEARVTPPIIASYLSLDGDKQHLNMLFAVNDGEVDSISDIEINGQPIANFTDVTYSTTSGTADQSVIGNFRNSTTTASLQRGLNDLNAETTYTTAGNTVQEMEVVVSLPKGLFNIKDDGSYASISLEFEIFYRKVGDVDWDYLQGGLYNYYYISDIDGSSVISSTYKGQYYYGPQYYDGYGFITPRYTYSHKSIISGTEAVQKITTVYKTTKRLSYKLEQLPRAQYEVKVVRTSSYSTNTRVANDFALDYVNEIVYDDFIYPGVALLGINALATDQLNGGFPTVTCNVVNIGTDKPKDNPAWACYDLLARNGIPESDIDMDMLTEWAAYCDTKNMKAGLYIDSQQELQGALNMLSLLGRATVVQMGNKFTPIVDKPVAIPTESFLFTSGNILESSFALEYIPYNQRTNVVEVTYYDKTDGYKAKTVQLQSSSYDSSADEIKSSINMYGCCDRQQAADYAQFLLNYNRYITETVSFNASVDSIACNVGDVIKVGKRYMTNTMADGRIVSATDTTVTLDMEVTLEADVPYELQVRLEDDRIIIIDVPALTVQTVTDTLTVNTLTDIPQKYDVYAFGRQDTEATNLYRVVNISRASDFTRKIKAIEYNASVYDDTAVINVEEVVYVDSITNLQATENIVKNNDGSVDELLTLSWVGQTAMRTDIFVNGTKYGQSDSNYFVFKNELTSGQTYTFKVGTKEITYYFTGKSNPPAQVQNVTASSSNGKIYFTWTKNTEIDFLYYKIEINGQVYTAVTNSLTVDNLDTGQYEVDFYAVDTSKNTSLATTYTLDVIDPCLIYMIRDAGLIEKAFIDGIMTIYTSASEPASPNAYDIWKLSTSEVAIGTFTYDDERLSGLRWNDTQNFLYKYFNGSNWVFCSSLQVASIKKMLGQLVSAGANDNSVRVFSVEPYTPYDIGDLWLDGTNINECTTARASGAYVSTDWAAASKEDINIASQIENIKKGA from the coding sequence ATGGCGTGGCTGACGGTACTAAACGATCCTTTCAATCCCCGCGACAAAGAGATCGTAAAGATCATTCACGGCAAAGCGGTATCTGAGTACCTTCCAAAAGCAAAAGACGGCATGGATATTGTCGTATCTAAAAACGGACATATCATCCAAGATACAAGCGTCATCGTAAGAGAGACGGACCATATCTCGTTTGTGGCCATCCCTGCAGGCGGAGGAGGCGGGGGAAGCGATCCTATCCGCACGGTGGCGATGATCGCTCTTGTCATAGCAGCTCCGCATCTTGCAGGTGCTTTTGCGGGAGCTACAGCCGGTTATGTAGGTGCAGGGTTTTACGGCAGCTCGTTTGCGTTCGCTGCTCTTCAGGTAGGCGTCATCGTAGGAGGTGGTCTTCTCATCAACGCTTTGATGCCTGTCGCACAGCCGTCTCTTGCCACGAACAAAAACTTAGACCAGATATCTCCTACCTATGCTTTTGACGGAGGAAGTAATGCGGCCGCGGCAGGAAGCGCACTTCCGATCATGCTCGGAGAGGCGAGGGTCACACCGCCAATCATAGCGAGTTATCTATCGCTTGATGGGGACAAGCAGCATCTAAACATGCTCTTTGCAGTAAACGACGGAGAGGTGGACTCCATCTCCGACATAGAGATAAACGGACAGCCTATCGCAAACTTCACCGATGTGACATACTCTACTACAAGCGGGACAGCGGATCAGTCAGTTATAGGAAACTTTAGAAACAGCACTACGACTGCGTCTCTTCAAAGAGGGCTCAACGATTTAAACGCGGAGACTACTTACACAACTGCTGGCAACACCGTGCAAGAGATGGAAGTAGTTGTCTCGCTGCCAAAAGGGCTTTTCAATATCAAAGACGACGGCAGCTATGCGAGCATCAGCCTTGAGTTCGAGATATTCTACCGTAAGGTAGGAGACGTAGACTGGGACTATCTGCAAGGCGGCCTTTATAATTATTATTATATAAGCGACATCGACGGATCATCGGTCATCTCAAGCACATACAAAGGACAGTATTACTACGGACCGCAATACTATGACGGATACGGATTCATAACTCCAAGGTACACTTACTCGCATAAGTCAATCATATCCGGGACGGAGGCGGTCCAAAAGATAACCACTGTGTACAAGACAACAAAACGTCTTTCGTACAAGCTTGAACAGCTTCCAAGAGCTCAGTACGAAGTCAAGGTGGTTAGGACAAGCTCTTACAGCACAAACACAAGAGTAGCAAACGATTTCGCACTCGATTACGTGAACGAGATCGTTTACGACGACTTTATCTATCCCGGAGTCGCACTTCTGGGTATAAACGCCCTCGCTACCGACCAGCTAAACGGAGGTTTCCCGACGGTTACATGTAATGTCGTCAATATCGGGACCGACAAACCAAAAGACAACCCTGCATGGGCGTGCTATGATCTCCTTGCGAGAAACGGGATACCTGAGTCGGATATCGATATGGATATGTTAACTGAGTGGGCAGCGTACTGCGATACAAAAAACATGAAAGCCGGTCTATACATAGACTCTCAGCAAGAACTTCAAGGTGCGTTAAACATGTTGTCACTGCTTGGCCGTGCTACCGTGGTGCAGATGGGCAACAAATTCACGCCTATCGTCGACAAGCCAGTAGCTATTCCGACAGAGAGCTTCTTGTTTACGTCCGGAAACATACTAGAGAGCAGTTTTGCACTTGAATACATACCGTACAACCAACGCACGAACGTAGTCGAAGTGACGTATTATGATAAGACAGACGGCTACAAAGCAAAGACGGTTCAGCTGCAAAGCAGCAGCTACGACAGCAGTGCGGACGAGATCAAGTCAAGCATAAACATGTACGGTTGCTGTGACAGACAGCAGGCTGCCGACTATGCGCAGTTTCTGCTCAACTACAACCGCTACATAACAGAGACAGTATCGTTCAACGCTTCTGTGGACTCCATAGCTTGTAATGTAGGAGATGTCATAAAAGTAGGAAAGCGCTACATGACGAACACCATGGCAGACGGCCGTATCGTCAGCGCTACAGATACAACAGTCACGCTCGACATGGAAGTAACGCTCGAAGCAGACGTGCCGTATGAACTCCAAGTACGCCTTGAAGACGACCGCATCATCATCATCGACGTTCCTGCCCTCACTGTACAGACTGTCACAGACACATTGACGGTAAACACGCTCACGGATATCCCGCAGAAGTACGACGTGTATGCTTTCGGCCGTCAGGACACCGAAGCGACCAATCTCTACAGAGTCGTAAATATCAGCAGAGCAAGTGACTTCACGCGCAAGATAAAAGCCATAGAGTACAACGCAAGCGTGTACGACGATACGGCGGTCATAAACGTGGAGGAGGTCGTGTATGTAGACAGCATCACAAACCTGCAGGCGACGGAGAACATAGTAAAAAACAACGACGGAAGCGTGGACGAACTGCTCACCCTCTCTTGGGTAGGACAGACGGCCATGCGCACGGACATCTTCGTGAACGGTACTAAGTACGGCCAGAGCGACAGCAACTATTTCGTATTTAAAAATGAACTTACATCCGGGCAGACGTACACGTTTAAAGTAGGGACCAAAGAGATAACGTACTACTTTACAGGAAAATCAAATCCTCCAGCTCAGGTGCAAAACGTGACGGCAAGCTCATCGAACGGGAAAATATATTTTACCTGGACGAAAAACACGGAAATCGACTTTTTATACTATAAGATCGAGATAAACGGACAAGTATACACGGCCGTCACAAACTCGCTGACAGTAGACAACCTCGATACAGGTCAGTACGAAGTTGATTTCTATGCCGTAGATACTTCCAAAAATACGAGTCTTGCAACCACATACACACTTGACGTCATAGACCCGTGCCTCATCTATATGATCCGCGATGCAGGGCTCATAGAAAAAGCATTTATAGACGGGATCATGACCATATATACATCTGCTTCCGAACCTGCGAGCCCGAACGCTTATGATATATGGAAGCTCAGTACGTCTGAAGTGGCCATAGGGACATTCACTTATGATGACGAGAGACTGAGCGGCTTGAGATGGAACGACACTCAAAACTTTTTATATAAATATTTCAACGGCAGTAACTGGGTCTTCTGTTCATCGCTACAGGTGGCAAGCATCAAAAAGATGCTCGGTCAGCTTGTAAGTGCCGGAGCGAACGACAACAGCGTGAGAGTATTTAGTGTAGAGCCGTACACTCCGTATGACATCGGAGATCTTTGGCTTGACGGTACGAACATCAATGAATGTACGACCGCACGCGCAAGTGGAGCTTATGTGTCTACCGACTGGGCAGCGGCGAGCAAAGAGGACATCAACATAGCGTCTCAGATAGAGAACATCAAAAAAGGAGCATAA
- a CDS encoding DUF1833 family protein, with protein MQTLSPVVKVEKNKLTTDSVFIILLEITIPGIAETIRIANNNEDVVWNSQTWQKFPFTIEEISESANAETSQFQIKASNVNNIIGEYVRAYDVYIKQNGFDPINVTLSVVNSKDLDNTTPAYSHDLTLSSQNITNMEVSFTVSARDLFSKRIPFTRMLPNSCRFKFRSELCGYSGAETVCDKTLKRCTQLGNAPRYGGFPSIGNKGVSV; from the coding sequence ATGCAGACATTAAGCCCTGTCGTCAAAGTCGAAAAAAACAAGCTTACAACCGACAGCGTGTTCATCATACTTTTAGAGATCACCATCCCGGGTATTGCAGAGACGATACGCATCGCCAACAACAACGAAGACGTAGTCTGGAACTCTCAGACATGGCAGAAGTTTCCTTTTACCATCGAAGAGATCAGTGAGAGCGCGAACGCCGAAACATCGCAGTTTCAGATCAAAGCCTCGAACGTCAACAACATCATCGGCGAGTACGTGCGCGCTTATGACGTCTACATCAAACAAAACGGTTTTGATCCCATAAACGTAACTTTGTCGGTAGTGAACTCAAAAGACCTTGACAATACTACCCCGGCATACAGCCACGACCTGACACTTTCAAGCCAGAATATAACGAACATGGAGGTGTCTTTTACTGTAAGCGCGAGAGATCTGTTCAGCAAACGCATACCGTTTACCCGCATGCTGCCAAACTCCTGCAGATTCAAGTTCAGGTCAGAGCTATGCGGGTACTCAGGTGCCGAGACGGTGTGCGACAAGACGCTCAAGCGATGCACACAGCTCGGCAATGCTCCGAGATACGGTGGCTTTCCGAGCATAGGAAACAAGGGGGTGTCCGTATGA
- a CDS encoding DUF4376 domain-containing protein yields MSELRLKVLVAGVETLVPVSQLTEKSPGVYVKNYKSDMTVDTTAEDASDLLFATDAWKIDRQTAVDSIEVTYNGVVYQGDETSQDRMSRAINALPDTTTTVPWVAKDNSVKNLTKTDLQAILLDAGTQQSQIWNTGRPT; encoded by the coding sequence ATGTCTGAACTTAGATTGAAGGTACTTGTGGCGGGTGTAGAAACTTTAGTCCCAGTATCACAGCTGACTGAAAAGTCGCCGGGAGTTTACGTTAAAAACTACAAATCTGACATGACAGTAGATACTACTGCAGAAGACGCAAGTGATCTACTTTTTGCTACCGATGCATGGAAAATAGACAGACAAACAGCCGTTGATAGTATTGAAGTAACCTATAACGGAGTTGTTTATCAAGGAGATGAGACTTCTCAAGATCGTATGAGTAGAGCTATTAATGCCCTTCCAGATACTACCACTACAGTTCCTTGGGTAGCTAAAGATAACTCAGTTAAAAATTTAACTAAAACTGACTTACAAGCTATCTTATTGGATGCAGGAACACAACAGAGTCAAATATGGAATACGGGGAGACCGACATAA